One Arachis hypogaea cultivar Tifrunner chromosome 18, arahy.Tifrunner.gnm2.J5K5, whole genome shotgun sequence genomic window, GCCTTGTTCAGGAAGCAATCTTCTGCTAAGTGTTGGACGGTTCAGGATAAGCCCTCCATATGGATACTGTCCAAAATTAACAGCTGCATGGAGCGCCGACGCCGTCCATATTATGGTTGTGCATGATTCAACTAACTCTTCAACTGTCTGCATCTTTGGCCACCATGGCTTATCTTTCAAATCACCATGACCTACCTCAACAGCTTCTTTCCACCAATTTTGGAGTTCAGGGTCTTTTTTGAGATCATTGTCTGTTGGATAGTACAATGAGACATAATCTTGAACCCATTCCTTAATGGCAAACCATATCTCTAGTCCATCAACAGCATAAGGGTAGTCTTCTATTACAAGACGAATTCCATAAGGAGAAGATGAATCCTCCACTGCCATTCCTCTAAATCATCCAAAACATAAAACATGTTACTTAGATAAGTTCATGCTTATAATAGAATGAAGAGTTTTATGTTACCTCTTGATGAGATCAGCAGGTAGTGCTTGATCAGTGAAAACCCAGTTCTTATAAACAGCTGAAGACATCTCCACAGAAAACTTGGAGGGCAAGAAGGTTCTTTCTATTATGCCATCAGAATTAATCAGATTCTGCCTAGCAAGTGCATTGATGTTCATAGTGTCACGGTAGTGTGGAGATAAAAGTTTATAAATTGGGTGAATCACACTTAGCTGTCTATTTGTTGCTATCACAAATGGCTCAATAACTGCATGAGTATTCAACCTataaacacacacaaaaaaagaaaaattaggaaatTTATATTGTGGTGATTGAAATatgaaaaaattttagtttatacCAATGGCTCATCAGTTGATGGTAGCATGAGTCATTTACTATGACATAAGCTTTGGCTAGTAGCCAAATTGTGCTTTCAACACCTTCCTTTGCAGGTAAGATAACTTCACTGATAGCACCTGATTTATCTCCATCAGGATGTGGCAAACTTAATTCAATGGCCACTGGCTTCAATGTTCCATCCTCTTTCAGAAAAAGGATAGTCCTAGTGGCATATGCTTTTGCATGGGTCTCATTTATTCGCCTCACATATGGCATGAACACATCATGGTAATCTAATATAAATAGTCTCCGACCATTAATTGCCTGTTGCATAAGTTGAAATTGATTTTAATCACTTTGATTCAAATTAATAGAACAAATATATTGTAACTACAACTATATATTCACCTCTTCTAGTGAGCACCCTTCAAGATCAAGAACTTCTGCAGGTATCTTACTGTTTTGATCACCATAGATTGTGGGATCCAAATTGCTTTTCGGAGGAAACTCCTACCATTATATAAGAGGATACTATGTGAgtgaagataaagaaaagattgtGATCCTTCCTTACAATTACCATCAACTCAATAACTTACTTGAAGACTACGAATCATGCAAGGATTTACACCAGCAATCATTTCTCTTGCGAATTCTTCATCAGTCATCCATGCAGATTTATTCACTGCTCATTCAACAACAAGAAGATAAGAAAAAACAAGTATTACTTCAACAAAAGCTTGAGATTTTCTCACAGATACATTGATTTATGACCTTGAATGATGTGAGGTGGTGGAAACTTGAGGACTTGTTCGCCATCGGTACGGAAGAGTTCTTTGATGACAGGTAAGGGGCTAATTGTGCTAATTACTTCCGTAGGTAGCCTAATTCCGCCTTCATAGAGATCACGAACATCTTGGAAGCTATCAAACTCATTTGGGGTCAAATTCAAATCGAACACAGATTCAAAAGCTGGCAGCACATACCGAGtcaaaaattttattgaatttgcAAGGAAGTCCGAAGATTTCAGGTGCCCAAAGTTTTCATCTCTGGGAACATAAACATCCCCTGGTTTCTCACTGTTAGGATCTGTTAAGTATTAACAAATTGCAGGGCATTAAAATTTGAATCAAAAGCAAAATGCATAACAAGAATAAGAATAATACCAACCATTTCTTGCAGGATATCTACCAGTTCTTCCCCTGCGAGGGTAAGGGAAAGTGGTAGAACCTCCAAGGATGGGGCGAGCATGGTTTTCGTTCCGATCCGGATTCCCCAAATCATTGTAGACATCATAATCATAAATTCTTTCATGCTCCTGACGCTCCCCTTTTCCATCACCTCTTAAAATTTTCAGGTCTTCTTCTCTGTACTTAACAAGTGGAGCAGGTGTTTCACTTGGAAGATATGGCTGCACCCCATACATTTATCAACATTAGTTCAAGAACTTGCATCTATAATCATTAtctaattaatttgataattgataattaaatacatAGGTACCTTGTTGGAGAAGAAAATGCGGGGGGATTTGTAGAGTTTAGAGTTGTAAACCCAAGAGTTGCAAACAAAATGGATGGTTCCTTGGTTTGGAACATCTTCAAGAGTTAAGGTCTTGAGGAAAAACTCAACTTGCATATAGTTCTTGATGTAAAATGCACCAGGGATTCCCATGCTATCGTCCCATTCAAAATGAATGCTGAATGCAGATTCTCCAGCTCCTAACGTTGGTAACGACGCAATAATACCTTCCAGAAATGTATCCTTTACAACTTTTCCGTTGCCATTCTCTGTATCAGAATGACGAACACTTTTATATGATcagcaaatattattattttttatcagtaaTAATTtgtggtggaaactcaggtgcagtcgacttcacgtgaagttgatagctgaaagCGGTTAGATGATTTTACTCCGGCTCTCAGTCCGTCAACTTCACATAATTTGTACTCATATTTTcatatttacaaaaattttgcatataatttactcttatatttaccaaaatttatatacataaaacaATACAATTTACGCtcatactttttaaaaaattactaggTCTCAAGAGTTTCTCGTTATTGATTATTACCATCGGATTGAGTAGAACTGATGAGCTGGAGGGAGACACTGCGGCCTAAAAAGGCGGTGAGGGCGTCAACGGTGGAGCCAATGACGTTGATGCCGGTGCCAATGAGGCCTCCGATGTTGGCGGTGGCAGCAACATCAGTAAAGGTGTCAACGTCCAGGACATTCTTGCGCATCAAGACCACAGTCCCTTTGATCTTGTGGCCTCGGTTGAGTATTCCGGCTACCCCTGAAAACATCTTTGAAGTTTGAACTGTATGAAGATttcagaagaaggaggaggatgagGAAAGCAAGATACTAGGCACTGGTATTTATGGCGGGAAATGATCATGCATGCAAGTGCTAGGTGTCAAACACACTTGATGCATAAGAGGATAAGATAAGAGGCACTTGCCATGCCCAACGCATGCAATAATAAACAATTCTATTTCTCATTGGAAATTGTTTTCCAACCCATAGTGCAAAATTGTTTTACGCAGAGATTCACATTTAATACTATATATATTGGATGTTAATTTTGTCCCGTGTTTCATGATCTTGATTTTGTGTGAATACAGACAATATGCTGATCTTCGTGTACTCTTCACAATGATCTTTGCTACGTTTTGCATTTTACATGATGCACGTGTAACTGGAGCCGCAAATGGTTGAAATCATTCAAACGCTGTAATGAGAATCCAGAAAAATTTGCTCTTGTAAAAAGTAAAACTAACCTCCATAATATTTCCTCATATTCCTTTACAATGGTACCAAggcaaaagaaaaagtaaaaggcAGGGGTCAAAAGTTGTTGACCGGTATATATAAGTAAATTTGAATTTTCCTTACTAAGATGGGGAAATAAGGTTTTTAACACACTGAATTCTCTGCCATAACCATTAAACAGAGCGTTTCCTGTGTCCtcaagtttttttgtttttaatttagtaTCTGTTCGTGGGAAATACTGCAATGTGCAATAGTTCTAGACAAGCTATGCTGAGGATCTCGCATAACAAATATAGGGCACCAGTTTAACGCCGATACAATGTGCCTACTAAATATTCTGATGGCATGCTAGAACCACGTCGTATAAGTATTTAAGTAGCCAAATCAAATCTCAGTTAAGCTTCAAGTTTCATTTTCCGTTGAGTTAAATCGCAAAATTGTTTCTAAACTTACAATCAGCCTCAAATTCATCGCTCAACTTAAAACTATCCTAAAATTATCCTTAAACTTAACAAATTCATCGCTCAACTTAAAACTATCCTAAAATTATCCTTAAACTTAACAACGGTTATTCCTAAAGTATTTTTTGATGAAGGGAATAATGACATTTTTTGATGAAGGGAATAAtgacatatataaaaagaaaccCCGATGGACAACTGATGGCTATATTTCATAGCAATTACAAGAGGTGATGGTAGTAGTAGTGGCGGTGATGACAGTGATAAGAACGCTAAAGAGAATACAAAAATTTTCGTCCAACCACGTCATCAATCCGTCGCATGAAAATATCTCATTAAATTCGGAGACAATTTTGAAACAATTTTGTCGGAAAACATCTCAAAGACAAATGTTGTTAAATTCAGAGACAATTTTGAGACAATTTTAAGTTGAGGGACGAATTTGAAACTCAATTTTAAATTCAAGGATCACTTTAAGATTGAACTCTTTAAAATTATTGAACCAACCATCTCCGTTGgcccaaaaaaaaatcaatcgaCAAACAAACCCACACGAAATAAGCTgcattctttttctttgattcatTTCTATCACGTTATTTTACATTCTTCTAGAATTAGTGACTCATAGTGTAAATATCATTCTATTAAGAATTCTTGCATTTTGGAAGATTTGATAGATACGACGAGCTGTAGGTAAaattcctttatatatatatatatatatatatatgacaagaATTTAAGAATAGCAACGAAAAATATACACAATACAAttttcaccttcttcttcttgtgtCTCTGCATAATATTTGTTAATGATCAACCAACGTTGTGATTACTTTCTAAGCTACAAGGAAACATGACCATATATACCATAAtatcaaagaaaaaagaaaacacttCCCCAAGTTTATGCACGAACCTGCTAAAACAAAACTAGCAAACTAACTTGGGTCTAAGGTTCAGGATAATCCGAGAAAATGGGAAACGGGCTTTCCTTTATAGACAAATTTTTGGAATTCAAATTGATAGAATAAGAACCAAATATCATAAACTAGCAAGAGGATGAACAGAAACAACCAAATATCATGAAATAGCAAGAGGATGAACAGAAACCAAACTGCCGACACAAGATATAGAACATATACATGCAAACAAAAAATTCCCGAGTGCTGCTACTAGGCACTTAGGAAGCAATATATAAGAGGTATAGCCATCCATCAGAACCTACAACAATCATCTACAAAGACATTGGTTAATACTTTTATTGCTTCGGTTTGAGCTGAAAACTTGTTATGATAGAACCACTCAAATCATGAGCAAACTCAAAGTAATACACACGAGCTCTCCAAGTGCCGCACAAAAATAGTTAGCACCACTCAAATCATGAGCAAACTCAGGCACAATATCACATTAAAAGGATATTGAAGTCCTGCAAAACACTAAATGTGCTGACATTATTTTCTTTGTCAAATGGTtcctaaaacatgaaaattctacTAGTTAACacttacaagaaaaaaaaaaaacgtctCGAGAACCATTTATCCTAAATGCAAACTTTATTGCCTATTAAATTAAATACATACTAAAATAAGGATCAACATTGTTTCCTAGCTGCCCATCAAGACATACAATTCAAAGTTTATGCATTAAGAGTAACATCAGAGAAACTAAATCATACTCTGCACAAACACAAGCCCACAACACATACAAATTTTCtatgctaatatatatatatatatatatatataatccagcTCTACAGCCGTCCATATTATTCATTAGAGATGATTCGACAAATTATATGGTTAGCCTTAGTTATTAATCAAGctgtaaaaaaattaaactcagaATTTCAATCAACAGCAACTCTGCTGCAGCTCACGTTTTGCTGTAATCATCTATGttcttttttaaatatgaatatatCTCAATAATTAACCGCTCAAAATTGATAGAAGCAACCCGaaatgaaataaagataaaaaatttaaaggcTCACGCAAGATGTGCGTAGCGTTTGAAAGCCTGCTTAACCGTCACGACAGTTCCGGCCACCACTACTCCAACTGCGCCGGCCACGGCCGCAGATCTCACGCCACCCGAAATCCTATACAGCGCTCCGGTGCCGAGCCCCGCCACCACGCTGTTCCACACGTCGTCGGTGTCTCTCGTCTCCATCATCGCGCTCTCAATCCCGGAATAGAGCAACCCTATGATGCCGAGACGGTTCCCCCAAGTACGTCCAGTGTGGCCAGAAGAGTTCAGAATACGGTTGATCCGGAGCTTGAGCGTGTCGCCGGCCTCGAAGGATTTGACGCCGTCTACTAGGCCTCGAGCGCCGCCGCCGATGGCGCCACCGAGGTAACCGCAGCCAGTGTAGAAGGTGAGGTTCTCACCCCAGGATCGACGCTTACGTTCAGCCTCCTCGATGAAGAGGTACTCCGGCGAGGATGGGAGCTGGTAGAGGTTTTGATTTGGAATCCCGAGGTCCTTGTATGGGTTGTAGAGGCGGATTT contains:
- the LOC112773063 gene encoding seed linoleate 9S-lipoxygenase-2, which codes for MFSGVAGILNRGHKIKGTVVLMRKNVLDVDTFTDVAATANIGGLIGTGINVIGSTVDALTAFLGRSVSLQLISSTQSDENGNGKVVKDTFLEGIIASLPTLGAGESAFSIHFEWDDSMGIPGAFYIKNYMQVEFFLKTLTLEDVPNQGTIHFVCNSWVYNSKLYKSPRIFFSNKPYLPSETPAPLVKYREEDLKILRGDGKGERQEHERIYDYDVYNDLGNPDRNENHARPILGGSTTFPYPRRGRTGRYPARNDPNSEKPGDVYVPRDENFGHLKSSDFLANSIKFLTRYVLPAFESVFDLNLTPNEFDSFQDVRDLYEGGIRLPTEVISTISPLPVIKELFRTDGEQVLKFPPPHIIQVNKSAWMTDEEFAREMIAGVNPCMIRSLQEFPPKSNLDPTIYGDQNSKIPAEVLDLEGCSLEEAINGRRLFILDYHDVFMPYVRRINETHAKAYATRTILFLKEDGTLKPVAIELSLPHPDGDKSGAISEVILPAKEGVESTIWLLAKAYVIVNDSCYHQLMSHWLNTHAVIEPFVIATNRQLSVIHPIYKLLSPHYRDTMNINALARQNLINSDGIIERTFLPSKFSVEMSSAVYKNWVFTDQALPADLIKRGMAVEDSSSPYGIRLVIEDYPYAVDGLEIWFAIKEWVQDYVSLYYPTDNDLKKDPELQNWWKEAVEVGHGDLKDKPWWPKMQTVEELVESCTTIIWTASALHAAVNFGQYPYGGLILNRPTLSRRLLPEQGTAEYEEMVKSHQKAYLRTITPKLETLIDLTTIEILSKHASDEVYLGERDNPHWTFDSRALEAFQRFGNKLSEIEEKLTEKNKDGRLSNRIGPVELPYTLLHPTSNEGLTFRGVPNSISI
- the LOC112773064 gene encoding mitochondrial import inner membrane translocase subunit TIM23-1: MAYQAPDNESDTDSKKEIRLYNPYKDLGIPNQNLYQLPSSPEYLFIEEAERKRRSWGENLTFYTGCGYLGGAIGGGARGLVDGVKSFEAGDTLKLRINRILNSSGHTGRTWGNRLGIIGLLYSGIESAMMETRDTDDVWNSVVAGLGTGALYRISGGVRSAAVAGAVGVVVAGTVVTVKQAFKRYAHLA